One stretch of Oncorhynchus tshawytscha isolate Ot180627B linkage group LG21, Otsh_v2.0, whole genome shotgun sequence DNA includes these proteins:
- the LOC112220963 gene encoding polyribonucleotide 5'-hydroxyl-kinase Clp1 — protein MVTEGPEKTGEEGVGAGAGGGGTRFDLEKETELRFEVEAGEKVHLELLTGLAEVFGSELNRNKKYTFGPGSKIAVFTWQGCSVSLSGKTEVAYISKDTPMLLYLNAHTALEQMRRQAERDNERGPRVMVVGPTDVGKSTVCRLLLSYAVRLGRRPTLVDLDVGQSGVSVPGTMSALCIERPADVEEGYSVQAPLVYHFGSTTPGTNIKLYNKLTSCLAEVFSQRCEENRKASVGGCIINTCGWVKGSGYQALVHCASAFQVDVVLVLDQERLYNELKRDLPHFVRVVLLPKSGGVVERSKDCRRESRDEKIREYFYGFRSALFFPHAFDVRFSDVRIYKIGAPSIPDSCLPLGMSQDDTQLKLVPVTPGRDLTHHVLSVSCADEGEEGAGGVRRGVLESPVCGFIVVTNVDTQAQVMTVLSPAPRPLPRHTLLIMDIRFIDLK, from the exons ATGGTGACTGAGGGCCCAGAGAAGACTGGTGAGGAGGGAGTGGGGGCTGGTGCTGGTGGCGGGGGGACGAGGTTTGACCTGGAGAAGGAGACTGAGCTGCGGTTCGAGGTGGAGGCCGGGGAGAAGGTGCATCTGGAGCTGCTCACAGGATTGGCGGAGGTCTTTGGCTCTGAGCTCAACCGCAACAAGAAGTACACATTTGGACCAGGTTCCAAGATTGCTGTGTTCACctggcagggctgtagtgtttcTCTCTCGGGGAAGACAGAG GTGGCGTACATATCAAAGGACACACCCATGCTGCTCTACCTGAACGCACACACTGCACTGGAACAGATGAGACGACAGGcggagagagacaatgagaggggACCACGG GTAATGGTGGTGGGGCCTACAGATGTGGGGAAGTCGACGGTGTGCAGGCTGTTGCTGAGCTACGCTGTCAGGCTGGGCAGGAGGCCCACACTGGTGGACCTGGATGTGGGCCAGAGTGGG GTGTCAGTCCCGGGCACAATGTCAGCACTGTGTATTGAGCGTCCGGCTGACGTGGAGGAGGGGTACTCCGTACAGGCGCCGCTGGTCTACCACTTTGGTTCCACCACTCCAGGAACCAACATCAAACTCTACAACAAG TTGACGTCGTGTCTGGCCGAAGTGTTCTCCCAGCGCTGTGAGGAAAACAGGAAGGCCAGTGTGGGCGGCTGCATCATCAACACCTGTGGCTGGGTGAAGGGTTCTGGCTACCAGGCCCTGGTCCACTGTGCCTCAGCCTTCCAGGTGGATGTGGTTCTGGTGCTGGACCAGGAGAGGCTTTACAACGAGTTGAAGCGGGACCTACCGCACTTCGTCCGAGTTGTGCTGCTACCCAAATCCGGAGGGGTCGTGGAGCGCTCTAAAGACTGCCGGCGTGAATCTCGGGACGAGAAGATCCGGGAGTACTTCTATGGTTTTCGCAGTGCCTTGTTCTTCCCTCACGCTTTCGACGTGCGCTTTTCTGATGTGCGCATCTACAAGATCGGAGCGCCTTCCATCCCGGACTCATGCCTGCCGCTTGGCATGTCGCAGGACGACACCCAGCTGAAGCTAGTCCCTGTGACACCCGGTCGTGACCTCACACACCACGTGCTGAGCGTAAGCTGTGctgatgagggggaggagggggctggAGGGGTGCGCAGGGGTGTGCTGGAGAGCCCAGTGTGTGGCTTCATTGTGGTGACTAACGTGGACACACAGGCACAGGTGATGACCGTGCTCTCGCCCGCCCCCAGACCCCTCCCCAGACACACACTGCTCATCATGGACATTCGCTTCATCGACCTCaaatag